From a region of the Corvus cornix cornix isolate S_Up_H32 chromosome 2, ASM73873v5, whole genome shotgun sequence genome:
- the LOC104698169 gene encoding serpin B4-like isoform X2, whose translation MCSLSAANARFCLDFFRELRKRKRNENIFFSPLSLSAAFGMVVLGARGSTLEQIEEVFHFREVLSSTRQENRYPSEECEEDEGVHSQFQALLAEVSEPGPGCCLTIANRLFGEITYPFFQQYLDSTKKFYRAELEPVNFKYTEEEVRDKINFWVENETKGKIKDLFAAGFIDPSTVLVLVNAIYFKGKWAVEFKKEDTKETYFHLNKNERKIVQMMFQEGYFNMAIIEELKTKVIELQYFNNELSMFILLPEDDCEDFTGLEQLECALTYEKLAEWTSLATMQPLRVKVHLPQFRMEESYVLNNTLKEMGVMNVFDWGKADLSGISMKDGLVVSKAIQKTIVEVNEEGTEAGCAMGLLAMPLCRPVTYEFKADHPFLFFIRHNQTNTILFFGRYSSP comes from the exons ATGTGCTCTCTCAGTGCTGCCAATGCCAGGTTCTGTCTTGACTTTTTCAGAgagctgagaaaaagaaaaagaaatgaaaacatcttCTTCTCCCCGCTAAGTCTGTCAGCTGCCTTTGGAATGGTTGTCCTTGGAGCCAGGGGCAGCACACTAGAACAGATTGAGGAG GTCTTTCATTTCAGAGAAGTTTTGAGCAGTACAAGACAGGAAAACAGATACCCTTCTGAGGAG TGTGAAGAAGATGAAGGAGTCCATTCCCAGTTCCAGGCTCTGTTGGCTGAAGTCAGTGAACCCGGACCAGGCTGTTGTCTCACCATTGCCAACAGGCTCTTTGGAGAAATTACTTATCCATTCTTCCAG CAATACTTGGATTCCACAAAGAAATTCTATCGAGCAGAACTGGAACcagtaaattttaaatacactgaAGAAGAGGTCAGAGACAAAATTAACTTCTGGgttgaaaatgaaacaaaag gtaaaatcAAAGACCtatttgctgctggttttattGATCCCTCTACTGTACTTGTCCTGGTCAACGCTAtctattttaaaggaaagtggGCAGTAGAATTTAAGAAAGAAGACACAAAGGAAACATATTTCCACCTGAACAAG AATGAGAGAAAGATTGTGCAGATGATGTTTCAAGAAGGGTATTTTAACATGGCCATCATAGaggaactgaaaacaaaagtcaTAGAGCTCCAATACTTCAATAATGAACTAAGCATGTTCATTCTTCTTCCTGAAGATGACTGTGAGGACTTCACTGGCCTAGAACAG CTTGAATGTGCCCTCACCTATGAAAAACTTGCAGAATGGACCAGCTTGGCTACGATGCAACCGCTGAGAGTGAAGGTGCACCTGCCCCAGTTCAGGATGGAGGAAAGTTATGTTCTCAACAACACTCTCAAGGAGATGGGAGTAATGAATGTTTTTGACTGGGGAAAAGCTGATTTGTCAGGAATCTCTATGAAAGATGGCTTGGTTGTGTCCAAGGCCATCCAGAAGACAATCGTGGAAGTCAATGAAGAGGGCACTGAAGCAGGTTGTGCCATGGGGCTTCTTGCAATGCCTCTGTGTCGCCCAGTAACTTACGAGTTCAAAGCTGACCATCCATTCCTCTTCTTCATCAGACACAACCAAACCAACACCATTCTCTTCTTTGGAAGATATTCCTCTCCTTAA
- the LOC104698169 gene encoding serpin B4-like isoform X1: protein MCSLSAANARFCLDFFRELRKRKRNENIFFSPLSLSAAFGMVVLGARGSTLEQIEEVFHFREVLSSTRQENRYPSEEVQLCIGKIKPTTKHLFSCLKCEEDEGVHSQFQALLAEVSEPGPGCCLTIANRLFGEITYPFFQQYLDSTKKFYRAELEPVNFKYTEEEVRDKINFWVENETKGKIKDLFAAGFIDPSTVLVLVNAIYFKGKWAVEFKKEDTKETYFHLNKNERKIVQMMFQEGYFNMAIIEELKTKVIELQYFNNELSMFILLPEDDCEDFTGLEQLECALTYEKLAEWTSLATMQPLRVKVHLPQFRMEESYVLNNTLKEMGVMNVFDWGKADLSGISMKDGLVVSKAIQKTIVEVNEEGTEAGCAMGLLAMPLCRPVTYEFKADHPFLFFIRHNQTNTILFFGRYSSP from the exons ATGTGCTCTCTCAGTGCTGCCAATGCCAGGTTCTGTCTTGACTTTTTCAGAgagctgagaaaaagaaaaagaaatgaaaacatcttCTTCTCCCCGCTAAGTCTGTCAGCTGCCTTTGGAATGGTTGTCCTTGGAGCCAGGGGCAGCACACTAGAACAGATTGAGGAG GTCTTTCATTTCAGAGAAGTTTTGAGCAGTACAAGACAGGAAAACAGATACCCTTCTGAGGAG GTCCAACTTTGCATAGGAAAGATCAAGCCTACCACGAaacatctgttttcctgtttgaagTGTGAAGAAGATGAAGGAGTCCATTCCCAGTTCCAGGCTCTGTTGGCTGAAGTCAGTGAACCCGGACCAGGCTGTTGTCTCACCATTGCCAACAGGCTCTTTGGAGAAATTACTTATCCATTCTTCCAG CAATACTTGGATTCCACAAAGAAATTCTATCGAGCAGAACTGGAACcagtaaattttaaatacactgaAGAAGAGGTCAGAGACAAAATTAACTTCTGGgttgaaaatgaaacaaaag gtaaaatcAAAGACCtatttgctgctggttttattGATCCCTCTACTGTACTTGTCCTGGTCAACGCTAtctattttaaaggaaagtggGCAGTAGAATTTAAGAAAGAAGACACAAAGGAAACATATTTCCACCTGAACAAG AATGAGAGAAAGATTGTGCAGATGATGTTTCAAGAAGGGTATTTTAACATGGCCATCATAGaggaactgaaaacaaaagtcaTAGAGCTCCAATACTTCAATAATGAACTAAGCATGTTCATTCTTCTTCCTGAAGATGACTGTGAGGACTTCACTGGCCTAGAACAG CTTGAATGTGCCCTCACCTATGAAAAACTTGCAGAATGGACCAGCTTGGCTACGATGCAACCGCTGAGAGTGAAGGTGCACCTGCCCCAGTTCAGGATGGAGGAAAGTTATGTTCTCAACAACACTCTCAAGGAGATGGGAGTAATGAATGTTTTTGACTGGGGAAAAGCTGATTTGTCAGGAATCTCTATGAAAGATGGCTTGGTTGTGTCCAAGGCCATCCAGAAGACAATCGTGGAAGTCAATGAAGAGGGCACTGAAGCAGGTTGTGCCATGGGGCTTCTTGCAATGCCTCTGTGTCGCCCAGTAACTTACGAGTTCAAAGCTGACCATCCATTCCTCTTCTTCATCAGACACAACCAAACCAACACCATTCTCTTCTTTGGAAGATATTCCTCTCCTTAA